One window of Cohnella hashimotonis genomic DNA carries:
- a CDS encoding YheC/YheD family protein — protein sequence MHQQNGRMLASKWLKTTALMTNGYVARHIPPTRRYSTGNLSAMLNLYGMVVLKPVRGAGGHGLIKVTRAGGGYRVHAKSSVRSVVTFAGLCAHIGRLKGRRAYLIQRGIRLATVAGRPIDYRVKHVKTAAGWQIRAMVGRVARRGLFVTNLCRGGMRVSAGQGIARSLSGRLVGPKKSQMRHLTRTSTALLESRFPGIGQLGYDYGIDRSGRIWMLEVNTRPQ from the coding sequence ATGCATCAGCAGAACGGGCGCATGCTGGCGAGCAAATGGCTCAAAACGACGGCGCTTATGACGAACGGCTATGTGGCGCGTCACATCCCGCCTACGAGAAGATACAGCACGGGGAATTTGAGTGCCATGCTGAACCTTTACGGCATGGTCGTCCTGAAGCCCGTCCGCGGCGCAGGAGGACACGGCTTGATCAAGGTAACGCGTGCCGGCGGAGGTTATCGGGTTCATGCGAAAAGCAGCGTTCGTTCTGTCGTCACGTTCGCGGGACTCTGCGCGCATATCGGCAGGCTCAAGGGAAGGCGCGCCTACCTGATCCAGCGCGGCATCCGGCTGGCCACGGTCGCCGGGAGGCCGATCGATTACCGGGTCAAGCATGTAAAGACCGCAGCAGGCTGGCAAATCAGGGCGATGGTCGGACGCGTGGCGCGCAGAGGGCTGTTTGTCACCAACCTCTGCAGGGGCGGCATGCGGGTTTCGGCCGGCCAAGGAATCGCCAGATCCCTGTCGGGGCGTCTCGTCGGGCCTAAGAAGAGCCAGATGCGCCATTTGACCCGTACGTCCACGGCACTGCTGGAGAGTCGCTTTCCGGGAATCGGGCAGTTGGGTTACGATTACGGCATCGACCGCAGCGGGCGAATCTGGATGCTCGAGGTCAATACGCGGCCGCAGTAA
- the sda gene encoding sporulation histidine kinase inhibitor Sda, translated as MLPLLSDELLLEAYQHAVRLKLEREFVHLLHAEIRRRQLPIKEERLAK; from the coding sequence ATGTTGCCGTTGTTGTCCGATGAGCTGCTCTTGGAAGCTTACCAACATGCCGTCCGCTTGAAGCTGGAAAGGGAATTCGTACATCTGCTGCACGCCGAGATCCGGCGCAGACAACTGCCTATCAAGGAAGAGCGGCTTGCGAAATAG
- a CDS encoding NAD(P)/FAD-dependent oxidoreductase, protein MSSIPKIVILGAGYGGVLTSLRLQKELNYNEADVTLVNKHDYHYITTHLHMPAAGTDHPDNARVSISKLIDEFKIDFVKSTVVQIRPQDRKVILEDGTLSYDYLIIALGGESETFGIPGMAENAFTIRSINSVRLIREHIEYQFARYKREPHRTDYLTFVVGGAGFTGIEFIGELADRVPDLCKQFDVDRSLVKIINVEAAPTALPGFDPELVEYAMEVLRKKGVTFRIGTAIKECTADGVIVGEGEEIKSQTVIWSGGVRGNRLIEEAGFETMRGRVKVDEYLRAPGHENIYVLGDNSLMFNPEGRPYPPTAQIAMQQGVNCAHNLVASIRNQSLRPFVFSNKGTVASLGKGEAIGMAFGKKYKGRTAAWIKKLIDLRYLFIIGGIPLVLRKGKFL, encoded by the coding sequence ATGAGCAGTATACCCAAAATCGTCATCCTAGGCGCGGGGTACGGCGGCGTTCTGACGTCGCTGCGTCTCCAAAAAGAGCTTAATTATAATGAAGCTGACGTGACACTCGTCAATAAGCATGATTATCACTATATTACAACGCATCTCCATATGCCTGCAGCCGGGACGGACCATCCGGACAACGCGCGCGTGAGCATCTCCAAGCTCATCGACGAGTTCAAGATCGACTTCGTCAAGTCGACCGTCGTGCAGATTCGTCCGCAGGACCGCAAGGTCATCCTGGAGGACGGTACATTATCCTACGATTATCTGATTATCGCGCTGGGCGGCGAATCCGAGACGTTCGGCATTCCGGGCATGGCGGAGAATGCCTTCACGATCCGCAGCATCAACTCGGTCCGGCTTATTCGCGAGCATATCGAATATCAATTTGCCCGCTACAAGCGCGAGCCGCATCGCACGGACTATCTGACGTTCGTCGTAGGCGGCGCCGGCTTCACCGGGATCGAGTTCATCGGCGAGCTGGCCGACCGCGTGCCGGATCTGTGCAAGCAGTTCGACGTGGACCGCTCGCTCGTCAAGATCATCAACGTCGAGGCGGCGCCGACCGCGCTGCCGGGCTTCGATCCGGAGCTGGTCGAGTACGCGATGGAGGTGCTGCGCAAGAAGGGCGTCACCTTCCGCATCGGCACCGCCATCAAGGAATGCACCGCCGACGGCGTCATCGTCGGCGAAGGCGAAGAGATCAAGTCGCAGACGGTCATCTGGTCCGGTGGCGTCCGGGGCAACCGGCTGATCGAGGAAGCCGGCTTCGAGACGATGCGCGGACGCGTCAAGGTCGACGAGTATCTGCGCGCGCCGGGCCACGAGAATATCTACGTGCTCGGCGACAACTCGCTGATGTTCAACCCGGAAGGCCGTCCTTACCCGCCTACGGCCCAGATCGCGATGCAGCAGGGCGTCAACTGCGCGCACAATCTCGTCGCTTCGATCCGCAATCAGTCGCTGCGGCCGTTCGTGTTCAGCAACAAAGGCACGGTGGCTTCGCTGGGCAAGGGCGAGGCGATCGGGATGGCGTTCGGCAAAAAATACAAAGGCCGCACGGCAGCCTGGATCAAGAAGCTGATCGATCTTCGCTACCTGTTCATCATCGGCGGCATCCCGCTCGTGCTCCGCAAGGGCAAGTTTCTCTAA
- a CDS encoding sensor histidine kinase codes for MAFLRRLSIRSQLFILAGSAILVILVIIFHTYTTMSGMITRNHETYVKQTVAEIKKNVASNRDVLFRLMQTISYNADVQSFLVEKNELRRYEMFKEISRLLTSQRELKDGILDIVVSGDNGASIDINGGSRYVADLNARLPDKSNAYYVDMRQFGTLYGSGQGLVFATTIYYVQQGELFNTRVGTLYFIVDPASLAGEQDYTLKQTNTQIYLLDRSYKIIASNTERETGSRLSELTDRLKQDGIQSLKWQGKQYVVQTESLPGVDAVILSAAPKDALLRELLDIRKQELIILAIGLLVLAVPFMFIVNNILRPLKKMIFFMTTAAGGDSLKFRKRISLKGYMEISIMAAAFNDMLDEIEHLTQRLLETNARLYGTELERKKSELAFLRSQINPHFLYNTLEAITGIAAVNGQGSIKTMTRALSSIFRYSVKGADAVPLSEEIRIVEAYARIQQIRFADRFTVRYRISEAASERVVPKMILQPLVENAIYHGVEPTLRHCVLEIAGEIDASGDLIVDVRDDGVGMPPARLEELRRMLQDPASAPGEADEPRSIGLVNVNNRLALTFGQPSGLSIDSSPEWGTHIRLRFARERRDSDA; via the coding sequence ATGGCCTTCCTGAGAAGACTGTCGATCCGCTCGCAGCTGTTCATTCTGGCCGGATCGGCCATCCTCGTTATTTTGGTTATCATATTCCATACGTATACGACGATGTCCGGGATGATTACCCGCAACCACGAGACGTACGTCAAACAGACGGTCGCGGAGATCAAGAAGAACGTCGCCTCCAACCGGGACGTTCTTTTCCGCCTGATGCAGACGATTTCGTACAATGCCGACGTCCAGAGCTTCCTCGTGGAGAAAAACGAGCTGCGGCGCTACGAGATGTTCAAAGAAATCAGCCGGCTGCTCACCAGCCAGAGAGAGCTCAAGGACGGCATCCTCGACATCGTCGTGTCCGGCGACAATGGCGCCTCGATCGACATCAACGGCGGCAGCCGCTATGTAGCCGATTTGAACGCCCGGTTGCCCGACAAGTCGAACGCCTATTACGTGGACATGCGTCAGTTCGGCACGCTGTACGGGTCGGGACAAGGGCTTGTTTTCGCCACCACGATCTATTATGTGCAGCAAGGCGAGCTGTTCAATACGCGAGTGGGCACGCTGTATTTTATCGTCGATCCGGCGTCGCTCGCGGGCGAGCAGGATTATACGCTCAAGCAGACGAACACGCAAATTTACCTGCTCGACCGCTCGTACAAGATCATCGCCAGCAATACGGAGCGGGAGACGGGCAGCCGGCTCTCGGAGCTGACCGACAGACTGAAGCAGGACGGGATTCAATCGTTGAAATGGCAAGGCAAGCAATACGTCGTTCAGACCGAGAGCCTGCCGGGCGTCGACGCCGTTATTTTAAGCGCCGCGCCCAAGGACGCGCTGCTGCGGGAACTGCTCGATATCCGCAAGCAGGAGCTGATCATCCTGGCGATCGGGCTGCTCGTGCTGGCCGTGCCGTTTATGTTTATCGTCAACAACATTTTGCGGCCGCTCAAGAAAATGATTTTTTTCATGACGACCGCCGCGGGCGGCGACAGCCTGAAGTTCAGGAAGCGCATCTCGCTCAAGGGCTACATGGAGATCAGCATCATGGCGGCTGCGTTCAACGACATGCTGGACGAGATCGAGCACCTCACGCAGCGTCTGCTGGAGACGAACGCCAGGCTGTACGGAACCGAGCTGGAGCGCAAAAAGTCGGAGCTCGCCTTTCTTCGCAGCCAGATCAATCCTCATTTTCTGTACAATACGCTCGAGGCGATCACCGGCATCGCAGCCGTGAACGGACAGGGCAGCATCAAGACGATGACGCGCGCGCTGTCCAGCATCTTCCGCTACAGCGTGAAGGGCGCGGACGCCGTCCCGCTATCCGAGGAGATCCGGATCGTGGAGGCGTACGCGCGCATCCAGCAGATCAGGTTCGCGGACCGCTTCACGGTTCGCTATCGCATCTCGGAGGCGGCATCCGAACGTGTCGTGCCCAAGATGATCCTGCAGCCGCTCGTGGAAAACGCGATCTATCACGGCGTCGAGCCGACGCTGCGGCACTGCGTGCTGGAGATCGCGGGGGAGATCGACGCGTCGGGCGACCTGATCGTCGACGTGCGGGACGACGGTGTCGGAATGCCGCCGGCGCGGCTTGAGGAGCTGCGGCGCATGCTGCAGGATCCCGCTTCCGCACCGGGGGAGGCGGACGAGCCCCGCAGCATCGGGCTGGTCAACGTGAACAACCGTCTCGCGCTGACATTCGGTCAGCCGTCCGGCCTGTCGATCGACAGCTCGCCGGAATGGGGGACGCATATCAGGCTGCGGTTCGCACGCGAGAGGAGGGATTCGGATGCATAA
- a CDS encoding response regulator transcription factor, with product MHKALLVDDESWVVESLKDLVDWERYGFRVVGQAASGEEALAAIGRLRPDVVFTDIRMPEMNGLELIRRGRELPEPIQFVVVSGYAEFAYAQKALAYGAAAYCLKPFDEIEIAGVLVKLAAKLEARGADPAETLLRLLDEPDPAVAERLLGELRERGLAARIAAGVVPVVAIGGGEPPGLGGAVFRLKTGASKTAYLVGASEVQAAREGWEAEIPDGVTGIGIGRQVADWQEIRDAIAEADLAAHQRFVAGRSGVFEPVPWQEEALNACMLDVGNAVEDKNGPALSDAFARIGSLFREGGLSIRHAFQVYNMTNSFLFKLGRTETALYSYEQLTHVFADVHAMLAGLAAVSSRYLKQSDAPLPETRNQTFNAILQHVTRHYREDLSLQGLSEQFFMNPSYISQLFKKETGETFTAYVARLRIGQACELLREGDDSVQDIAATIGYQDYFYFTRLFKKLTGKTPSQYRESR from the coding sequence ATGCATAAGGCGCTGCTCGTCGACGACGAGAGCTGGGTTGTCGAGAGTCTGAAGGATCTGGTCGATTGGGAGCGCTACGGCTTTCGCGTGGTCGGACAGGCAGCCAGCGGGGAAGAGGCGCTCGCGGCCATCGGCAGGCTGCGTCCGGACGTCGTATTCACCGATATTCGGATGCCGGAAATGAATGGCTTGGAGCTGATCCGCAGAGGGAGAGAATTGCCGGAGCCGATCCAGTTCGTCGTCGTCAGCGGCTACGCGGAGTTCGCGTACGCCCAGAAGGCGCTTGCCTACGGCGCGGCGGCCTACTGCCTCAAGCCGTTCGACGAGATCGAGATCGCGGGCGTGCTCGTCAAGCTGGCGGCCAAGCTTGAAGCGCGCGGCGCGGATCCGGCCGAAACGCTGCTGCGGCTCCTCGACGAGCCCGATCCGGCGGTCGCGGAGCGGCTGCTCGGCGAGCTGCGGGAGCGCGGGCTCGCGGCGCGCATCGCCGCCGGCGTCGTGCCGGTCGTCGCGATCGGCGGGGGAGAGCCGCCGGGACTCGGGGGCGCGGTCTTTCGGCTCAAGACGGGGGCGTCCAAAACGGCCTACTTGGTCGGCGCCTCCGAGGTTCAGGCTGCCCGCGAAGGCTGGGAGGCCGAGATACCGGACGGCGTCACCGGCATCGGCATCGGACGCCAGGTCGCGGACTGGCAGGAGATCCGCGACGCCATCGCGGAGGCGGATCTCGCGGCGCACCAGCGCTTTGTCGCCGGGCGCAGCGGCGTCTTCGAACCGGTCCCCTGGCAGGAGGAAGCGTTGAATGCATGTATGCTGGACGTCGGCAATGCGGTCGAGGACAAGAACGGACCGGCGCTGTCGGACGCGTTCGCGCGTATCGGATCGCTGTTCCGGGAAGGCGGACTGTCTATCCGGCACGCTTTTCAAGTTTACAATATGACGAACTCCTTCCTGTTCAAGCTGGGCCGAACCGAGACCGCGCTGTACAGCTACGAGCAGTTGACGCATGTTTTCGCCGACGTGCATGCCATGCTGGCGGGTCTTGCGGCCGTGTCGTCCCGCTATCTCAAGCAAAGCGACGCGCCGTTGCCGGAGACGCGCAATCAGACTTTTAACGCGATCCTGCAGCACGTGACCCGGCATTACCGGGAGGATCTGTCGCTGCAGGGACTGTCCGAGCAGTTTTTCATGAACCCGAGCTATATCAGCCAGCTGTTCAAAAAGGAAACGGGCGAAACGTTCACTGCCTACGTGGCCAGACTGCGAATCGGTCAGGCTTGCGAGCTGCTGCGGGAGGGGGACGATTCCGTGCAGGACATCGCGGCCACAATCGGTTACCAGGACTACTTTTATTTCACCCGGCTGTTCAAGAAGCTCACGGGCAAGACGCCTTCGCAATATCGGGAGTCGCGGTAA
- a CDS encoding ABC transporter permease — protein sequence MEKRFGKEIYKSRYLYILLLPTVLFYVLFQYFPMYGVLLAFKEYHIREGILRSPWIGMNNFEELVKQSEFWRAFRNTIIISVGRIVLEFPAAIALALLINEVVRQKLKKFYQTVYTFPHFISWVIVSGIMFNFLSNDGVLNQIIAALGFGKQTFLTDPGLFRPIIFLSNIWKEIGWSAIIYLAAIAGINPELYEAARVDGAGRWQQLRAITWPSIRGTAAILLILAVGNAMNGGFDQIFNLYNPGVYATGDIIDTYVYRAAFSDGSSFGVTTAVGLFKAVLNFALLYGANYMVKKLGGEGLV from the coding sequence ATGGAAAAAAGATTTGGGAAGGAAATCTACAAAAGCCGCTATTTGTACATCCTGCTCCTTCCGACCGTGTTGTTCTACGTGCTGTTTCAATACTTCCCGATGTACGGCGTTCTGCTGGCATTCAAGGAATACCACATCCGGGAAGGGATACTCCGCAGCCCGTGGATCGGCATGAACAACTTCGAGGAATTGGTCAAGCAAAGCGAGTTTTGGCGGGCGTTCCGCAATACCATCATCATCAGCGTCGGACGGATCGTGCTGGAGTTTCCGGCGGCCATCGCGCTCGCGCTGCTGATCAACGAGGTCGTCCGGCAGAAGCTGAAAAAGTTTTACCAGACCGTTTACACGTTCCCGCACTTTATCTCGTGGGTCATCGTAAGCGGCATCATGTTCAACTTTCTGAGCAACGACGGGGTACTGAACCAGATCATCGCGGCGCTGGGCTTCGGAAAGCAGACGTTTCTGACCGATCCCGGACTGTTCCGCCCGATCATCTTCCTGTCGAATATCTGGAAAGAGATCGGATGGAGCGCGATCATCTACCTGGCGGCCATCGCGGGCATCAATCCCGAGCTTTACGAAGCCGCGCGCGTCGACGGCGCCGGACGCTGGCAGCAGCTGCGGGCGATCACCTGGCCTTCGATCCGCGGCACGGCCGCGATCCTGCTCATTCTGGCCGTGGGCAACGCGATGAACGGCGGGTTCGATCAGATCTTCAATCTGTACAACCCCGGCGTCTACGCGACGGGAGATATTATCGACACCTACGTGTACCGGGCGGCCTTCTCGGACGGCTCGAGCTTCGGGGTGACGACGGCGGTCGGACTATTCAAGGCGGTGCTCAACTTCGCCCTCCTGTACGGCGCGAACTACATGGTCAAAAAACTCGGCGGAGAGGGGCTGGTCTAG
- a CDS encoding carbohydrate ABC transporter permease, translating to METTIERKANTKPAPAALRRRKRSWADIAIHAVLILLTIGTLFPFYNVLIMSFSDSAAVSKQVVYLIPTTFKTTAYSYIFQEPRFLKAFLVTLFVTVVGTSVNLIVTLTGAYVLAKKGYPGRGIVMSGIIFTMFFNGGLIPFYLTMKNLHLINNLFVMVLPVAVNTFYLMICIAFFRTLPAGLEESAKIDGANDIQVFYKIALPVSKPMIATIALFYAVDRWNEWWYGVLFMTDVNLLPLQALLRELLTNYAQVLSGITTSVRFQDSGLYPEMLKMAVLVVSALPIVCLYPFMQRYFAKGVLIGSIKG from the coding sequence ATGGAGACGACGATCGAGAGAAAAGCGAACACCAAGCCGGCGCCGGCCGCTCTTCGCCGCAGAAAGCGAAGCTGGGCCGACATCGCCATCCACGCCGTTCTTATCCTGCTGACGATCGGCACGCTGTTCCCGTTTTACAACGTCTTGATCATGTCGTTCAGCGATTCGGCAGCAGTCTCCAAGCAGGTCGTCTACCTGATTCCCACGACGTTCAAGACGACGGCTTACAGCTACATCTTCCAGGAGCCGCGCTTCTTAAAGGCCTTCCTCGTCACGCTGTTTGTGACGGTCGTCGGCACGTCGGTCAACCTGATCGTCACGTTGACGGGCGCCTACGTGCTGGCGAAGAAGGGGTACCCGGGAAGAGGCATCGTCATGTCGGGCATCATCTTCACAATGTTTTTCAACGGCGGTCTCATCCCGTTCTACCTGACGATGAAAAACCTGCATCTCATCAACAACTTGTTCGTCATGGTGCTGCCGGTCGCGGTCAATACGTTTTATCTGATGATCTGCATCGCCTTTTTCCGCACGCTGCCGGCCGGTCTCGAGGAGTCCGCGAAGATCGACGGCGCGAACGATATCCAGGTGTTCTACAAGATCGCGCTTCCCGTCTCCAAGCCGATGATCGCCACGATCGCGCTCTTCTATGCGGTCGACCGCTGGAACGAGTGGTGGTACGGCGTCCTGTTCATGACCGACGTGAACCTGCTGCCGCTGCAAGCGCTGCTGCGGGAGCTGCTCACGAATTATGCGCAGGTGCTGTCCGGCATTACGACCAGCGTCCGCTTCCAGGATTCGGGCCTGTATCCAGAGATGCTCAAGATGGCGGTGCTCGTCGTCAGCGCGCTGCCGATCGTCTGCCTGTACCCGTTCATGCAGCGATATTTCGCCAAAGGCGTGCTGATCGGCTCGATCAAGGGATAG
- a CDS encoding extracellular solute-binding protein, giving the protein MKKAKLLGSAGLSAVMLATVLAGCGNDSNKEQASSSAPAAASSQAASSASASPAGEANPYAEHLDLSVSWWGIGVGFEKHDEMLQKLEKDFNVTLKPMDIGWDNYKEKAQVWAAAGQLPDIITNSITNDNPATYNEWVKQGLVHALPDDLSAYPNVEKVAKAPEVQGIYREGKLYAIPRMTYPNTDLWAVDRAIYVRKDWMEKLGIQDPKTFDEFESMLTAFATKDPDGNNKQDTTGIVMNTLGYFKSVFVPTFPQFGNQSWLKEDGKWIPFYASKQMDNVVVQARKMYADGALDRDFAVEKAGEANQKFYQNKAGALAFNVDSASGSTGIRAEWEKNNPGQNFFDHVKVLHLWPAADGTIYRHTTNSWWSETMINADVDDKKLDRILRIYDWLLSPEGKEMFDYGIEDKDFTKSGDQYTITRPKDGDSYIDLKKEYPSMDIISQLAMWRNVSAIEDSPINRAAKGDDVVQFVQDELNWQMQNAKPIPTAFEIFTMSTPAKDKLSAINFDDDFTRMILSKDDPVAMWHDIVKGYDGKGLQQAISEVTAEMAKQGK; this is encoded by the coding sequence ATGAAAAAAGCGAAGCTTCTGGGTTCTGCTGGACTATCCGCCGTCATGCTGGCTACCGTGCTTGCGGGCTGCGGCAACGATTCGAACAAAGAACAGGCTTCGTCCTCCGCGCCGGCCGCCGCTTCTTCGCAAGCAGCGTCTTCCGCGTCGGCTTCCCCTGCGGGGGAGGCCAATCCGTACGCGGAGCACCTGGACCTGTCCGTCTCCTGGTGGGGCATCGGCGTCGGCTTCGAGAAGCATGACGAGATGCTGCAGAAGCTGGAGAAAGACTTCAACGTCACCTTGAAGCCGATGGACATCGGCTGGGACAACTACAAAGAAAAAGCGCAGGTGTGGGCCGCGGCCGGACAGCTGCCCGACATCATCACCAACAGCATCACGAACGACAATCCCGCCACGTATAACGAATGGGTCAAGCAAGGACTCGTGCATGCGCTGCCGGACGATCTGAGCGCTTATCCGAACGTCGAGAAGGTCGCCAAGGCGCCGGAGGTGCAAGGTATCTACCGCGAAGGCAAGCTGTACGCGATACCGCGCATGACGTATCCGAACACCGACCTGTGGGCCGTGGACCGCGCGATCTACGTCCGCAAGGACTGGATGGAGAAGCTGGGCATCCAGGATCCCAAGACATTCGACGAGTTCGAATCGATGCTGACCGCGTTCGCCACCAAGGACCCGGACGGCAACAACAAGCAGGACACCACCGGCATCGTCATGAATACACTGGGCTATTTCAAATCGGTGTTCGTCCCGACCTTCCCGCAATTCGGCAACCAAAGCTGGCTGAAGGAAGACGGCAAGTGGATCCCGTTCTACGCGTCCAAGCAAATGGACAACGTCGTCGTGCAAGCCCGCAAGATGTACGCGGACGGCGCGCTCGACAGGGACTTCGCGGTCGAGAAAGCCGGCGAGGCCAACCAGAAGTTCTATCAGAACAAAGCGGGCGCGCTGGCGTTTAACGTAGATTCGGCGAGCGGCTCGACGGGCATCCGGGCGGAGTGGGAGAAAAACAACCCCGGTCAGAACTTCTTCGACCACGTGAAGGTGCTTCACCTTTGGCCTGCGGCCGACGGTACGATCTATCGCCACACGACCAACTCCTGGTGGTCCGAAACGATGATCAACGCCGACGTCGACGACAAGAAGCTGGACCGCATTCTGCGTATCTACGACTGGCTGCTTTCTCCGGAAGGCAAGGAAATGTTCGACTACGGCATCGAAGACAAGGACTTCACCAAGAGCGGCGACCAGTACACGATCACGCGTCCGAAGGACGGCGATTCGTACATCGATCTGAAAAAGGAATATCCGTCGATGGACATTATCTCGCAGCTGGCGATGTGGCGCAACGTGAGCGCGATCGAGGATTCGCCGATCAACCGGGCCGCGAAGGGCGACGACGTGGTACAATTCGTCCAGGACGAGCTGAACTGGCAGATGCAGAACGCCAAGCCGATCCCGACGGCGTTCGAGATCTTCACGATGTCGACGCCGGCCAAGGATAAGCTGTCGGCCATCAACTTCGACGACGACTTTACCCGCATGATCCTGAGCAAGGACGATCCGGTCGCGATGTGGCACGACATCGTCAAGGGCTACGACGGCAAGGGGCTGCAGCAGGCGATCTCGGAAGTGACGGCGGAGATGGCGAAGCAGGGGAAGTAA
- a CDS encoding right-handed parallel beta-helix repeat-containing protein, producing the protein MRETDQLAGAKPSIWRLEDFGARADSGEDTVSAMRRAIAAAAGAGGPALLTCGPGRYDFYPEEAARVPYFITNTASETENPDITKTIGIYMKGVRDLTLDGQGALFVFHGKQTMLVLDGCERISIRHVHMDYAEPTVTEAMVTGVGDDWIELEIHPDSRCVVEDGKLYWIGEGWRFHEGPVQAYDPARDTTWRIDNPVEAATTAALIGPRGVRLNFGEARSAEKALAGIEAGFVLQFRDGIRDQVGAFLLDSRDVVMDGVGMHFMHGLGIVGQYSKNLTFVRMAIEPRPETGRTVAAFADCIHLMGCRGRIEIADSRFAGAHDDAINVHGTYLQIVGRPAPDTVEVRFMHPQSYGFEAFRTGDEIEFARSRSLVAFGIGRVRSVERVDDRTLRLTLEEPAPAAADVEPGDVVENVTWTPEVRIAGNRFARIPTRGILITTRRKVTIEDNTFERMRMSAILIEGDASSWFESGPVRDLTIRNNRFVECGDAEFPVIAITPAVDEPDAARPVHRDIRIEGNRFETREALALKAKGAAGVSFTDNEIRASAVTGDGFGASSVSGALCSFSELSSFSGIEETIRLSACADTDVRDNRFIFSEE; encoded by the coding sequence ATGCGCGAAACGGATCAATTGGCGGGCGCGAAGCCGTCGATATGGCGGCTCGAAGACTTCGGCGCGCGGGCGGACTCCGGCGAGGATACGGTGTCCGCGATGCGGCGGGCGATCGCGGCGGCCGCAGGCGCCGGAGGACCGGCGTTGCTGACATGCGGGCCGGGACGATACGATTTTTATCCCGAGGAAGCCGCTCGCGTGCCTTATTTCATCACGAACACGGCCAGCGAGACAGAGAATCCGGATATCACGAAGACGATCGGCATCTATATGAAAGGCGTGCGCGATCTGACGCTGGACGGCCAGGGGGCGCTTTTCGTCTTTCACGGCAAGCAGACGATGCTCGTATTGGATGGTTGCGAACGGATCTCGATTCGTCATGTGCACATGGATTACGCGGAGCCGACGGTGACGGAGGCGATGGTGACGGGCGTCGGCGACGACTGGATCGAGCTGGAGATTCATCCGGATTCGCGATGTGTCGTTGAGGATGGCAAGCTCTATTGGATCGGAGAGGGCTGGCGCTTCCATGAAGGGCCGGTGCAGGCATACGATCCTGCGCGCGATACGACCTGGCGTATCGACAATCCGGTCGAAGCGGCGACGACGGCGGCGTTAATCGGGCCGCGAGGGGTGCGGCTGAATTTCGGAGAGGCAAGGTCTGCGGAGAAGGCATTGGCCGGGATTGAGGCAGGCTTTGTGCTGCAGTTCCGCGACGGCATTCGCGACCAGGTCGGCGCTTTCCTGCTGGACAGCCGCGATGTCGTCATGGATGGCGTTGGGATGCACTTCATGCACGGGCTCGGCATCGTGGGACAGTACAGCAAGAACTTAACTTTTGTACGGATGGCGATTGAGCCGCGTCCGGAGACGGGCAGAACCGTCGCGGCTTTTGCGGACTGCATTCATCTGATGGGCTGCCGGGGGCGGATCGAGATCGCGGACTCCAGGTTCGCCGGTGCGCACGACGATGCGATCAACGTTCACGGCACGTATTTGCAGATCGTGGGCCGGCCTGCGCCGGACACGGTCGAGGTGCGGTTTATGCATCCGCAGAGCTACGGCTTCGAGGCGTTTCGGACCGGCGACGAGATCGAGTTCGCGAGAAGCCGCTCGCTCGTGGCGTTCGGGATTGGCCGTGTCCGCTCGGTAGAGCGGGTGGACGACCGTACGCTGCGTTTGACGTTAGAGGAGCCAGCGCCGGCAGCGGCGGACGTTGAACCGGGGGATGTCGTCGAGAACGTGACCTGGACGCCGGAGGTGCGCATCGCGGGCAACCGCTTCGCCCGCATTCCGACGCGCGGCATCCTGATCACGACGCGACGCAAGGTGACGATCGAAGACAATACGTTCGAACGGATGCGGATGAGCGCCATCCTGATCGAGGGGGATGCGTCGTCCTGGTTCGAATCGGGCCCGGTGCGCGACCTGACGATCCGGAACAATCGGTTCGTCGAATGCGGCGACGCCGAATTCCCGGTGATCGCCATCACGCCGGCGGTCGACGAGCCGGACGCGGCGCGGCCGGTGCATCGCGATATTCGTATCGAAGGCAATCGTTTCGAGACGCGGGAGGCTTTGGCGCTAAAGGCGAAGGGAGCGGCAGGCGTTTCTTTTACGGACAATGAGATTCGGGCGTCGGCGGTAACCGGCGATGGCTTCGGCGCGTCGAGCGTGTCCGGCGCGTTATGTTCGTTCAGTGAGTTAAGTTCGTTCAGCGGGATCGAGGAGACGATTCGGTTGAGCGCGTGCGCGGACACGGACGTTCGGGACAACCGGTTTATCTTTTCGGAGGAGTAG